A window of Littorina saxatilis isolate snail1 linkage group LG7, US_GU_Lsax_2.0, whole genome shotgun sequence contains these coding sequences:
- the LOC138970508 gene encoding uncharacterized protein, producing the protein MAARNTQQTDADDWRQIVTSLYPDALTRTYCVPPVQFNRVPYVRDVVPGAGLSVHVLQPLPSARFLHTALSTKPEGWTLPQHMWTEEPGPHLPPVAMQDCDLQDDFAQNHVMLNLQELGDNRHEAMFILSQLQFGSYLNEPAYAAAAKQLPRPKDLPRDRQGDFDFLLIHRQHGILVGELKSVGKNSNAANKTDDAVIAEKVEKAVKQLDKSERVVRHLVSDMGPGMTVKKTLFLPYVSSAQLERVLDNDEQLEQAVCQSLGAANAAEAVQLCCCSDQLSQPASYWHVTPAVLSQLSTWWQHRMACTVDARLTDQLYLDIVARFVGPATTVSVPCYNGVRVEVRTTGQAVAELGRRLALLVLTLQQLDLMNRDPPLVFIT; encoded by the exons ATGGCGGCCagaaacacacaacagacagacgCCGATGACTGGCGACAGATCGTGACGTCACTCTACCCCGACGCTCTGACCCGTACCTACTGTGTGCCGCCGGTACAGTTCAACAGGGTGCCCTACGTCAGGGACGTTGTACCCGGTGCcggtctgtctgtgcatgtgctaCAGCCACTACCTAGTGCCCGGTTTCTCCACACAGCTCTCAGTACCAAGCCTGAGGGATGGACATTACCGCAGCATATGTGGACCGAGGAGCCAGGGCCACATCTCCCACCAGTAGCAATGCAAGACTGCGACTTACAGGATGACTTTGCCCAGAACCACGTGATGCTAAACCTACAGGAGCTTGGCGACAATCGTCACGAGGCCATGTTCATCCTGTCTCAGCTACAGTTCGGCAGCTACCTCAACGAGCCTGCCTACGCTGCGGCCGCTAAACAGCTCCCACGACCCAAAGACTTACCACGAGATCGTCAGGGGGATTTTGACTTTCTGTTGATCCACCGCCAGCACGGCATTCTGGTCGGAGAGCTCAAGTCTGTGGGGAAAAACAGTAATGCCGCAAACAAGACAGATGATGCTGTCATTGCCGAGAAGGTGGAGAAAGCGGTCAAGCAGCTGGACAAGTCGGAGAGAGTGGTGAGGCACCTTGTGAGTGACATGGGACCTGGCATGACTGTCAAGAAAACTCTCTTCctgccttacgtcagcagtgCTCAGTTAGAGCGAGTCTTGGACAACGATGAACAGTTGGAACAG GCGGTGTGTCAGAGCCTGGGTGCGGCCAATGCAGCAGAAGCCGTTCAGCTGTGCTGTTGCTCTGACCAACTGTCCCAGCCTGCATCGTACTGGCACGTGACACCCGCCGTGTTATCACAGCTGAGCACCTGGTGGCAACACAGGATGGCCTGTACTGTGGACGCTCGGCTTACTGACCAACTTTACCTGGACATCGTTGCCAG GTTTGTTGGTCCGGCCACCACGGTGTCTGTCCCCTGCTACAACGGTGTCCGTGTGGAGGTGCGGACTACAGGACAGGCGGTGGCGGAACTGGGGCGGAGGCTGGCACTTCTGGTTCTGACCCTGCAACAGCTCGACCTAATGAACAGAGACCCGCCACTGGTCTTCATTACGTGA